The following coding sequences are from one Veillonella rodentium window:
- a CDS encoding YidC/Oxa1 family membrane protein insertase — translation MEFLSSAFQPVIDLMSTLVTYAFQLTQMVGYPSYGVAIILLTIFIKAILAPLTVKQIKSMKAMQDLQPRMKALQDKYKNDPAKLQAEMGAMYKEMGVNPLAGCLPLLVQMPFLIAIYWALKDYPYDPNFVQFLWLPSLGETDPYYILPVLSAVSTWIMSRQTGAGATGAAAQQQKIMQIFMPLFIGYISLSFPSGLVIYWVVSNVFQLIQQHFIYKNLNAK, via the coding sequence ATGGAATTTTTAAGTAGTGCATTCCAACCTGTCATTGATTTAATGAGCACATTGGTAACCTATGCGTTCCAATTGACTCAAATGGTAGGTTACCCAAGCTACGGTGTGGCGATTATCCTTTTAACGATTTTTATTAAAGCGATTTTGGCACCACTCACTGTTAAACAAATCAAATCTATGAAGGCGATGCAGGATTTGCAGCCTCGTATGAAAGCATTGCAGGATAAATATAAGAACGACCCTGCAAAACTGCAAGCCGAAATGGGCGCGATGTACAAGGAAATGGGCGTAAATCCGTTGGCCGGCTGCTTGCCTCTATTGGTACAGATGCCGTTCTTGATCGCCATTTACTGGGCGTTGAAGGATTATCCGTATGATCCGAACTTTGTACAGTTCTTATGGCTTCCTAGTCTTGGCGAAACTGACCCTTACTACATCTTACCGGTGTTGAGTGCGGTGTCCACATGGATTATGTCTCGTCAAACGGGCGCAGGCGCTACCGGTGCTGCTGCGCAACAACAGAAGATTATGCAAATCTTCATGCCTTTGTTCATTGGTTACATTTCCCTCAGCTTCCCATCCGGTCTCGTTATCTATTGGGTTGTATCGAATGTATTCCAATTGATTCAACAGCATTTCATTTACAAAAATTTGAACGCTAAGTAG
- the rnpA gene encoding ribonuclease P protein component, producing MDYCLHKTRRITKNNEYRLVYKYGKYEVGRMCVLYRMPVAKQPTRIGFVTGKKVGSAVERNRARRLMKEVYRLNQHSIREGYHIVIVGRGPLKDATYEQAEKEILYLLRKSKLLVQGEK from the coding sequence ATGGATTATTGCCTTCATAAAACAAGACGTATTACAAAAAATAATGAATATCGCCTTGTTTATAAATACGGCAAATATGAAGTAGGACGCATGTGTGTACTCTATCGTATGCCCGTCGCAAAGCAACCGACGCGTATCGGTTTTGTAACAGGTAAAAAGGTTGGCAGCGCTGTGGAGCGCAATCGGGCCAGACGCCTTATGAAAGAGGTATATCGCCTCAATCAACACAGCATACGTGAAGGATACCATATCGTAATTGTCGGACGTGGACCTCTGAAAGACGCTACCTATGAACAAGCGGAAAAGGAAATTTTGTACCTCTTGCGCAAGAGCAAGTTGTTAGTGCAAGGTGAAAAATAG
- the yidD gene encoding membrane protein insertion efficiency factor YidD: MKRCITTFLRLLIRFYQIALSPLKPGCCRYYPTCSAYTLQAIEKYGPLKGSWLGLKRILRCHPFHKGGYDPVP, from the coding sequence ATGAAACGCTGTATAACGACATTTTTACGTCTTTTGATCAGGTTTTATCAGATAGCCCTGTCCCCTTTAAAACCGGGATGCTGCCGATATTATCCGACATGTTCCGCATATACTTTACAGGCGATTGAAAAATACGGTCCTTTGAAGGGTAGCTGGTTAGGATTGAAACGCATATTGCGATGTCACCCCTTTCATAAGGGCGGCTATGATCCGGTTCCGTAA
- the rpmH gene encoding 50S ribosomal protein L34, with translation MKRTYQPNTLWRKRTHGFRERMKTIGGRLVLKRRRAKGRKRLSA, from the coding sequence ATGAAACGTACTTACCAACCAAATACTCTTTGGAGAAAACGTACTCATGGTTTCCGTGAACGCATGAAAACTATTGGAGGCCGTCTCGTTTTGAAAAGAAGACGCGCAAAAGGCAGAAAACGCTTATCTGCATAA